One window of Candidatus Limnocylindrales bacterium genomic DNA carries:
- a CDS encoding 3-hydroxyacyl-CoA dehydrogenase family protein, protein MEIKPIKNVCIIGAGFMGTQIGLQCAIYGYPVWFVDTSQAALEQASRNHIQELENRIENQQLTPDEKMTILRRIHFTTHIQEGTSDADLVIEAVPERLEIKREVFRQLDEICPSHTILATNSSSIRISLIEEVTHRQDRVLNAHFYPPVWQRSMVELMRGTSTSDETIERVRRFAYTIHVTPLLVLKESTGFLFNRVWRAIKKEVLHLVDEGVASYEDVDRAWRIFWGTPLGPFGMMDIVGLDVVRDIENIYYKESGDPSDAPPKLLLDKIEKGELGVKTGRGFYTYPNPAYQDPAWLKNPKKQPDI, encoded by the coding sequence ATGGAAATCAAACCGATCAAAAATGTTTGCATCATAGGCGCGGGATTCATGGGAACACAAATCGGACTTCAATGTGCCATCTACGGTTATCCTGTCTGGTTTGTAGACACTTCTCAGGCAGCCCTTGAACAAGCTTCCCGAAACCATATCCAGGAACTGGAAAACCGGATTGAAAATCAACAGCTTACCCCGGATGAAAAAATGACCATCCTTCGTCGAATCCATTTTACAACCCATATCCAGGAAGGGACTTCCGATGCAGATTTGGTTATCGAAGCAGTCCCAGAACGTTTAGAGATCAAACGGGAAGTATTCAGGCAGCTAGATGAGATCTGCCCCAGCCATACTATTTTAGCAACGAACAGTTCATCTATCCGTATCTCTCTTATCGAAGAGGTTACCCATCGGCAAGATCGCGTACTCAATGCCCATTTCTACCCCCCGGTATGGCAACGTTCAATGGTAGAATTGATGCGGGGTACCTCTACCTCCGATGAGACCATCGAACGGGTACGCCGGTTTGCCTATACTATTCACGTAACGCCCCTTTTGGTCCTCAAAGAGAGTACCGGCTTTCTTTTCAATCGGGTCTGGCGTGCCATTAAAAAAGAAGTTCTGCACCTGGTTGATGAAGGAGTTGCCTCCTATGAAGATGTCGATCGTGCCTGGAGAATCTTTTGGGGAACCCCGCTGGGTCCCTTTGGGATGATGGATATTGTGGGACTTGATGTGGTTCGAGATATCGAAAACATTTACTACAAAGAATCCGGTGATCCTTCCGATGCCCCTCCTAAACTCCTGTTGGACAAAATCGAAAAAGGTGAGTTAGGCGTTAAAACGGGGCGGGGTTTCTATACGTATCCCAACCCGGCCTACCAGGACCCCGCCTGGTTGAAAAACCCGAAAAAACAGCCTGATATCTGA
- a CDS encoding ABC transporter substrate-binding protein yields MRIGKKQYGILVVLLLLIPFPALAGPPLKIGVSDWPGWVAWYVAQEKGFFKKYGVDVELVWFPVYSDSISALSAAKLDANSQTWNDTMAPIAQGVDLKIILVNDNSAGNDAVVARPTIGSLKELKGKTVALEQFTVSHLLLLYALSQNGINPNGVHLVNMTVGDAAAAFLAGKVDAATLWNPWIIKVQQSGKGKVLFTSQEAPGLIPDCLVVRTSVLKERREDFIKVVRAWGDTVDFINQDPAKASEIMAPKVDMKPGDYTPFLKGTRFFNLQDNLEAFTVSSSMKSLYTSGAFIQDFLLKHKLLPKPFEIQQALDDSLIKEVTQK; encoded by the coding sequence ATGAGAATTGGGAAGAAGCAGTATGGAATCTTGGTGGTTTTACTTCTCTTAATTCCTTTTCCGGCTCTGGCCGGTCCCCCTTTGAAAATCGGGGTAAGCGACTGGCCGGGCTGGGTTGCCTGGTATGTAGCTCAGGAAAAGGGATTCTTTAAAAAATATGGAGTGGACGTCGAGTTGGTCTGGTTTCCTGTCTACAGCGACTCCATCTCTGCACTTTCAGCAGCCAAGTTAGACGCTAATTCCCAAACATGGAACGATACCATGGCTCCTATTGCCCAGGGGGTTGACCTTAAGATCATTCTGGTTAATGATAATTCGGCCGGAAATGATGCTGTTGTGGCCAGGCCCACGATTGGAAGTTTGAAGGAGTTAAAGGGAAAGACCGTTGCACTGGAGCAGTTTACCGTGAGCCATTTGTTACTGTTATATGCGCTCTCTCAAAATGGGATAAACCCCAACGGGGTTCATCTGGTGAATATGACGGTGGGAGATGCGGCTGCAGCCTTCCTGGCCGGGAAGGTAGATGCGGCAACCCTTTGGAATCCCTGGATTATTAAGGTTCAACAGTCAGGAAAGGGGAAAGTTCTATTTACTTCCCAGGAGGCTCCGGGTCTGATTCCCGATTGTCTGGTCGTGCGAACTTCTGTGTTGAAGGAACGGCGGGAAGATTTCATCAAAGTCGTTCGAGCCTGGGGGGATACAGTGGATTTTATTAACCAGGATCCTGCCAAAGCATCAGAGATCATGGCCCCAAAGGTGGATATGAAGCCAGGGGATTATACCCCCTTTCTTAAAGGAACTCGATTCTTCAATCTTCAGGACAACTTGGAGGCCTTCACGGTTTCCTCTTCCATGAAGTCGCTTTATACGAGTGGGGCGTTCATTCAGGATTTCCTTTTAAAGCATAAACTTCTACCCAAGCCCTTTGAAATCCAACAGGCCCTGGATGACTCCCTTATAAAGGAGGTTACCCAAAAGTGA
- a CDS encoding OsmC family protein, whose product MDLRSLQKPLKEKYRNDPTASRITLRAQGSQTITPITCSVDIGRAIYQAEAHSGVGGPGTGACSGDLLLGALAACAQITCQMVATAMRIPTRCIQVTVEGDLDLRGTLGIAQDVPVGFESIRVRFDIDAPEATPEQLSKLQEKTEQYCVVMQTLTRPPKIQTDWIPLR is encoded by the coding sequence ATGGATCTTCGCTCTCTTCAAAAACCGCTTAAGGAAAAATATCGCAATGACCCTACTGCCTCGCGAATAACCCTTCGGGCTCAGGGCAGCCAGACCATCACCCCTATTACTTGCTCGGTAGATATCGGAAGAGCTATTTATCAAGCTGAGGCCCACAGCGGAGTTGGAGGCCCCGGTACGGGAGCTTGTTCTGGAGACCTCCTGCTGGGAGCGTTGGCAGCCTGCGCACAGATTACCTGTCAGATGGTTGCTACAGCCATGAGAATACCAACCCGGTGTATCCAGGTTACCGTAGAAGGAGACCTGGATCTTCGGGGTACCTTGGGCATCGCACAGGATGTTCCTGTGGGCTTTGAAAGTATTCGGGTTCGGTTTGATATCGATGCGCCGGAAGCAACGCCAGAGCAACTGAGTAAGTTGCAAGAGAAAACAGAACAATACTGCGTGGTTATGCAAACTTTAACCCGGCCACCAAAGATACAAACGGATTGGATCCCATTGAGATAA
- a CDS encoding PEP-CTERM sorting domain-containing protein has protein sequence MRKVNLKKIGILALLWTIYLGLFIENSWALSWTYSYDPYNDATGGNTWEVYRIGYAFDDQWLYFNMWTGYPTPAGYPNSQPTPTGLVTYGNTTLEPGDLYINVNGQHNTSTGTVYGLGLTNHSGDMTNDPNDDIYLWLPVQQGHLYSNAIFATGTYEAYPNAGITGTPYDGGLDPFGHGNNYPTFIAGYGTDLGSQTQNGVTWIPLGTRDVDSSVNTVNRTVYEVNTAISLASLGLQGGGSFEFWWAPECGNDAALIAGQIPTPEPATLGLLTIGLIGLGRYAVRHKQA, from the coding sequence ATGAGAAAAGTAAATCTTAAAAAGATTGGGATTCTTGCATTATTATGGACGATTTATCTCGGTTTATTTATCGAAAATAGTTGGGCATTAAGTTGGACTTATAGTTATGATCCTTATAACGATGCAACGGGAGGAAATACCTGGGAAGTGTACCGGATAGGATATGCCTTTGATGACCAATGGTTGTATTTCAATATGTGGACTGGTTATCCAACCCCTGCAGGTTACCCAAATTCGCAGCCAACGCCAACGGGTCTTGTAACCTACGGGAATACCACCCTGGAACCCGGTGATTTGTATATTAACGTTAATGGGCAGCATAATACCTCTACGGGAACGGTATATGGACTGGGGCTCACCAATCATAGTGGGGATATGACCAATGACCCAAACGATGATATTTATCTCTGGTTACCTGTTCAACAAGGTCATCTATATAGTAATGCAATTTTTGCCACCGGAACTTATGAAGCTTATCCAAATGCAGGTATCACCGGTACGCCGTACGATGGAGGGCTTGATCCTTTTGGGCATGGGAACAATTATCCTACTTTTATTGCTGGCTATGGAACCGACCTTGGCTCACAGACCCAGAATGGAGTCACCTGGATTCCCTTGGGTACTCGAGATGTAGATTCTTCGGTCAATACAGTTAATAGAACGGTATATGAAGTTAATACCGCTATTAGTTTGGCCAGTTTGGGATTACAAGGCGGTGGATCATTTGAATTCTGGTGGGCACCGGAATGTGGAAATGATGCAGCCCTGATAGCAGGCCAAATCCCAACCCCCGAACCAGCCACCCTGGGCTTATTGACGATCGGCCTTATCGGACTTGGAAGATATGCCGTCCGTCATAAACAGGCCTGA
- the cbbX gene encoding CbbX protein → MEQTPLTVTSRQDQPKGAEISWVDIDAAYQKSSIQQILDDLDRELIGLKPVKTRIREIAALLLVARLREQQGLSTERPTLHMSFTGRPGTGKTTVALRMAKILHHLGYVPRGHLVVATRDDLVGQYVGHTAPKTKEVLKRAMGGVLFIDEAYYLYRPENERDYGQEAIEMLLQVMENQRNELVVILAGYKERMATFFQSNPGFHSRIAHHIDFPDYSLEELMAIAELMLRQQMYTFDEESRQAFAEYLQLRIQQPHFANARSVRNAIDRIKLRHANRIIQQGGCISKEELMRIDAADIRQSRVFQGGLDRDSPETTLGKT, encoded by the coding sequence ATGGAACAAACCCCTTTAACAGTAACTTCCAGGCAAGACCAGCCTAAGGGAGCGGAAATAAGCTGGGTGGATATCGATGCTGCTTATCAGAAGTCTTCTATTCAACAAATCCTCGATGATCTGGATCGGGAGTTGATTGGGTTAAAGCCGGTTAAGACCCGTATTCGGGAGATTGCGGCTTTGCTCTTGGTAGCCCGATTACGGGAACAGCAAGGCCTGTCCACAGAACGTCCCACTCTACACATGTCCTTCACCGGACGTCCGGGCACCGGCAAAACCACGGTGGCCCTTCGAATGGCGAAGATTTTACACCATCTGGGTTACGTACCCAGGGGCCATCTGGTCGTAGCTACTCGAGATGATTTGGTAGGGCAATATGTGGGTCATACAGCCCCTAAGACCAAGGAAGTGCTCAAGAGGGCCATGGGGGGTGTATTGTTCATCGATGAAGCGTATTACTTATATCGTCCCGAAAATGAGCGGGACTACGGTCAAGAGGCCATCGAAATGCTGTTGCAGGTCATGGAGAATCAACGCAATGAGTTAGTGGTTATTCTGGCAGGTTACAAGGAGCGAATGGCCACGTTTTTCCAGTCTAATCCAGGCTTTCACTCACGTATTGCCCATCATATAGACTTCCCTGATTACTCTTTGGAGGAATTAATGGCCATTGCAGAGTTGATGCTGCGCCAGCAGATGTATACCTTTGATGAGGAATCCCGACAAGCCTTTGCCGAATATTTACAATTACGTATTCAACAGCCGCACTTTGCCAATGCCCGCAGTGTGCGCAATGCCATTGACCGGATCAAGCTGCGCCATGCAAACCGCATTATCCAGCAAGGGGGTTGTATTTCAAAGGAAGAGCTGATGCGAATTGATGCCGCCGACATCCGCCAAAGTCGAGTTTTCCAGGGAGGTCTGGACAGAGATAGCCCTGAGACCACCCTGGGAAAAACTTGA
- a CDS encoding ABC transporter permease produces the protein MRISLAFREELPQRSFTVIAGSVFFLLFALWCGLSYGKWVSEVFLPTPTAVLRALIELAREQVLLQDIGISNFRILVGFLLAVVISIPLGMLVGNLKVFEAALEPLIGFIRYMPVPAFIPLIMLYVGIGEEAKVLVIFIGVVVQMIIMVADVTKQVSADLLKAALSLGAKPDEIFMKVIWKASLPGIFDVLRVNLGWAWTYLVVAELVAANEGLGFRILKAQRFLKTDIIFLYIFVIGLLGVIFDILFKMLHKRLFPWAQERLRG, from the coding sequence GTGAGGATATCCTTAGCTTTCCGAGAGGAGCTTCCCCAGAGGTCTTTTACCGTTATTGCAGGGAGTGTTTTTTTCCTTCTCTTTGCTTTGTGGTGTGGACTTTCCTATGGAAAATGGGTTTCAGAAGTCTTTCTCCCGACCCCCACAGCAGTACTTCGAGCCCTCATCGAGCTTGCTCGCGAGCAGGTCCTTCTTCAAGACATAGGGATCAGTAATTTCCGCATTCTGGTTGGATTTCTACTCGCCGTCGTTATTTCCATTCCTTTGGGAATGTTGGTAGGGAATCTGAAGGTCTTTGAAGCGGCCCTGGAGCCTTTGATCGGCTTTATCAGGTATATGCCGGTTCCGGCTTTCATCCCTTTGATCATGCTCTACGTGGGGATTGGAGAAGAGGCCAAGGTTCTGGTGATCTTCATCGGGGTTGTGGTCCAGATGATCATCATGGTGGCGGATGTGACCAAACAGGTCTCTGCAGATCTCCTCAAAGCAGCTCTCAGCCTGGGAGCGAAACCGGATGAAATTTTTATGAAGGTAATCTGGAAGGCCTCACTTCCTGGAATATTCGATGTCTTGCGGGTGAACCTGGGTTGGGCCTGGACCTATCTGGTGGTTGCAGAGCTGGTGGCGGCCAATGAGGGTTTAGGATTCAGGATCCTCAAAGCCCAGCGGTTTTTAAAGACGGATATTATCTTTCTGTACATTTTCGTTATTGGTCTATTAGGCGTTATCTTTGATATTCTCTTTAAAATGCTCCACAAAAGGCTCTTTCCTTGGGCCCAGGAAAGGCTAAGAGGATAA
- the speB gene encoding agmatinase, whose translation MKNNRSNEKSHSTGFQGKKAAEKEKQLSTRRYQEWIDQALAFGLPAAESVQDRTISCFARRDLPPFAGINTFLKAPYLEDVRKVSGHDVGIIGVPLDTGTTYRSGTRFGPQAIRRISALYLTYSFELGVDLREQLDLVDLGDVFVIPGNLEKSFDQITKAVSFVSGNGVFPVVLGGDHSIGFATVRGIAQHVEGNVGIIHFDRHIDTEEKDMDERMHTCPWFHATQLPNVKPQNLVQIGIGGWQVRRGGIQVARERGTTILTVQDVEELGIERAAEIALEIAWKGAKAVYLSFDIDSIDPAYAPGTGWPEPGGFTPREASKLLTLIAQEGLCGMEVVEVSPPYDVSDLTALMALRVICDTLGTLVDKGYLPKRRGS comes from the coding sequence ATGAAAAATAACCGTTCCAATGAGAAGTCCCATTCAACCGGATTTCAGGGAAAGAAGGCCGCAGAGAAGGAAAAACAACTCTCAACAAGGCGATATCAGGAATGGATTGATCAGGCTCTTGCCTTTGGACTTCCAGCAGCAGAGAGTGTTCAGGATAGAACCATATCCTGCTTTGCCAGAAGAGATCTTCCTCCCTTTGCAGGGATTAATACCTTTCTTAAGGCCCCCTATCTGGAGGATGTCCGAAAAGTTTCAGGTCATGATGTCGGGATTATCGGGGTCCCTCTAGATACGGGAACGACCTACCGAAGTGGAACCCGGTTTGGCCCTCAAGCCATCCGTCGCATCTCGGCACTCTATCTCACATACAGTTTTGAACTTGGCGTAGACCTTCGAGAACAACTCGACCTGGTGGATTTAGGTGACGTTTTTGTTATCCCCGGAAACCTGGAAAAAAGCTTTGATCAAATCACCAAGGCAGTTTCCTTTGTCTCCGGAAATGGGGTTTTCCCGGTTGTATTGGGAGGAGATCATTCCATCGGATTTGCTACAGTTCGAGGGATTGCCCAGCATGTGGAGGGTAATGTAGGAATCATCCATTTTGACCGTCATATCGACACGGAAGAAAAGGACATGGATGAACGGATGCACACCTGTCCCTGGTTCCACGCTACCCAGCTCCCCAATGTCAAACCCCAAAATCTGGTCCAGATCGGAATCGGAGGCTGGCAGGTGAGGCGGGGAGGAATCCAGGTGGCCCGAGAGCGGGGTACTACCATCCTTACAGTCCAGGATGTAGAAGAGCTTGGGATTGAAAGGGCAGCCGAGATCGCCCTGGAGATAGCCTGGAAAGGCGCTAAGGCGGTTTATCTGAGCTTCGATATCGACTCCATTGATCCGGCCTATGCTCCAGGAACCGGCTGGCCGGAGCCGGGCGGATTTACTCCCCGGGAAGCCTCAAAACTCTTAACCCTCATTGCCCAAGAGGGACTATGCGGTATGGAAGTCGTGGAGGTCTCTCCTCCTTATGATGTCTCCGATTTGACAGCCCTAATGGCCCTTCGGGTCATCTGTGATACCCTGGGAACCCTGGTTGATAAAGGTTATCTCCCCAAAAGACGTGGAAGCTGA
- a CDS encoding ribulose bisphosphate carboxylase small subunit, producing MRLTQGTFSYLPDLTDEEIRAQVQYCLDHDWPVSIEYTDDPHPRNIYWEMWGLPMFDLKDAAGVMEEIKACRNAFPNYYIRVNGYDRTLGRQTIALSFLVNRPEKEPGFHVERMEYADRQIKYTLRAYATDKPAGQRYL from the coding sequence ATGCGTTTAACCCAGGGGACTTTTTCTTATCTACCCGATTTAACCGATGAAGAAATCAGGGCCCAGGTCCAGTACTGTCTGGATCATGACTGGCCTGTTTCCATAGAATATACCGACGATCCGCATCCTCGTAACATTTATTGGGAGATGTGGGGATTGCCCATGTTTGATTTGAAGGATGCTGCAGGGGTTATGGAGGAAATCAAGGCGTGCCGTAACGCTTTCCCAAACTATTACATCCGCGTAAACGGCTACGATCGCACCCTGGGACGGCAGACGATTGCTTTAAGTTTCCTCGTTAACCGACCTGAAAAGGAACCGGGTTTCCACGTGGAACGGATGGAATATGCCGATCGTCAGATTAAATATACCCTTCGGGCATATGCTACGGACAAACCTGCAGGTCAGCGGTATTTGTAA
- a CDS encoding ABC transporter ATP-binding protein, which produces MGEEILKIDKVTKVFRAHVGEIVALEEVSFSVLEGEFVCLVGPSGCGKSTLLSIVAGLEFPTGGEILLGGQRITGPGIDRGMVFQKDCLFPWLSVSDNVRFGLNLRANRNSLSFCRMQSLLDRCDYLLEVVGLSRFKDAYPKELSGGMRQRAALARALANQPKVLLMDEPFGALDAQTREEMQELLLKVCERQGTTVLFVTHDVEEAVFLADRVLVMQAHPGKIVGEIPVPLPRPRNLEMTLEASFHAIRGEVLRLLYHRTRRVLSEELLYKIA; this is translated from the coding sequence ATGGGAGAAGAAATTCTTAAAATTGACAAGGTTACCAAGGTCTTTCGCGCTCATGTGGGAGAAATCGTTGCGCTGGAGGAAGTAAGCTTTTCTGTCCTGGAAGGTGAGTTTGTTTGTCTGGTAGGACCCTCAGGGTGTGGAAAAAGCACACTGTTATCCATTGTGGCAGGGTTAGAATTTCCTACCGGTGGGGAAATTCTCCTCGGCGGGCAACGGATCACAGGACCCGGCATAGACCGGGGGATGGTTTTCCAGAAGGATTGCCTGTTTCCGTGGTTATCGGTTTCTGACAACGTTCGTTTTGGGTTGAACCTTCGGGCTAACCGGAACAGCTTATCTTTCTGTCGCATGCAAAGCCTGTTGGATCGTTGCGATTATTTGTTGGAGGTAGTCGGGTTGTCCCGATTTAAAGATGCTTATCCCAAAGAGCTATCGGGTGGAATGCGGCAGCGGGCAGCCCTTGCCCGGGCCCTGGCCAATCAACCTAAGGTACTTCTCATGGATGAACCTTTTGGAGCCCTCGACGCCCAGACCCGAGAGGAGATGCAGGAGCTCTTACTAAAGGTCTGTGAACGACAGGGGACTACGGTCCTCTTCGTCACCCATGATGTTGAAGAAGCGGTATTTCTGGCCGATCGGGTTTTGGTCATGCAGGCCCATCCGGGCAAGATCGTCGGGGAGATTCCCGTTCCCCTCCCCAGACCACGGAATCTGGAAATGACGTTGGAAGCTTCCTTTCATGCCATCCGGGGAGAAGTCCTCAGGCTCCTTTATCATCGCACCCGTAGAGTGTTATCGGAGGAGTTACTCTATAAAATTGCTTAA
- a CDS encoding form I ribulose bisphosphate carboxylase large subunit, translated as MILTKDDVKEKDRWSAGVTPYAEMGYYDPHYIPKDTDILCAFRVVPQDGVDPIEAAASVAGESSTATWTVVWTDRLTTYEHYQAKCYRVDPVPGTPQYIAYIAYDLDLFEEGSIANLAASIIGNVFGFKALKSLRLEDMRIPPHYTKTFQGPPHGIVMEREYLNKYGRPLLGATVKPKLGLSARNYGRVVYEALRGGLDFTKDDENINSQPFMRWRDRFLFCMEAVNRASAATGEIKGHYLNVTAGTMEDMYERAEFAKELGSIIIMIDLVVGYTAIQSMSRWARKNGILLHLHRAGHSTYTRQKTHGVSFRVIAKWMRLAGVDHLHAGTVVGKLEGDPHAVQGYYDTLRGNKLEANPLRGLYFEQDWASLPGVMPVASGGIHAGQMHQLLHYLGEDVVLQFGGGTIGHPDGIAQGATANRVALEAMIQARNEGRDYLREGPEILAKAARWSPALRKALEIWKDVTFNFDSTDTPDVLPTFTV; from the coding sequence ATGATTTTGACAAAGGATGATGTGAAGGAAAAAGATCGATGGTCCGCCGGGGTTACACCCTATGCAGAGATGGGTTACTATGATCCCCATTATATACCTAAAGATACCGATATTTTATGTGCTTTTCGCGTGGTCCCACAAGACGGTGTTGACCCCATTGAAGCGGCGGCGTCAGTTGCCGGTGAGTCCTCAACTGCTACCTGGACGGTGGTCTGGACCGATCGCCTGACCACCTACGAGCATTATCAGGCGAAATGCTATCGGGTTGATCCTGTACCCGGTACCCCTCAGTATATTGCCTATATTGCTTACGATCTGGATTTATTCGAAGAGGGTTCCATTGCCAACCTGGCTGCCTCCATCATCGGCAACGTATTTGGTTTTAAAGCCCTCAAATCGCTACGCCTGGAAGATATGCGTATTCCCCCCCATTATACCAAGACCTTCCAGGGTCCACCTCATGGTATTGTGATGGAGCGGGAATATTTAAATAAATATGGCCGTCCATTATTGGGTGCGACGGTAAAGCCCAAGCTAGGACTCTCGGCTCGCAACTATGGCCGTGTGGTGTATGAGGCACTACGGGGGGGATTGGATTTCACCAAGGATGATGAAAACATCAACAGTCAGCCCTTCATGCGCTGGAGGGATCGTTTTCTGTTTTGTATGGAGGCAGTAAATCGTGCTTCAGCAGCCACCGGGGAGATTAAAGGACACTACCTTAATGTCACGGCCGGAACCATGGAAGACATGTATGAACGGGCCGAGTTTGCTAAAGAATTAGGCAGTATCATCATTATGATTGACCTGGTTGTTGGCTATACAGCTATCCAGTCCATGTCCCGATGGGCACGTAAAAATGGGATACTTTTACACTTGCACCGTGCCGGCCATAGCACCTATACCCGCCAGAAAACCCATGGGGTCAGCTTTCGTGTAATTGCCAAATGGATGCGCCTGGCAGGAGTAGATCACCTCCATGCGGGGACTGTGGTGGGCAAGCTGGAAGGAGATCCCCACGCTGTGCAGGGTTATTACGATACCTTACGTGGGAACAAATTAGAAGCCAATCCTTTACGCGGACTGTATTTTGAGCAGGATTGGGCTTCCCTGCCCGGTGTAATGCCGGTAGCCTCCGGTGGTATCCATGCCGGTCAGATGCATCAACTCTTACACTATCTGGGGGAAGATGTGGTCTTACAATTTGGAGGAGGAACCATCGGTCATCCCGATGGTATTGCCCAGGGAGCTACGGCCAATCGCGTCGCCCTGGAGGCAATGATCCAGGCCCGGAATGAGGGACGGGATTACCTTCGGGAAGGACCGGAAATACTGGCCAAGGCCGCTCGCTGGTCCCCGGCCTTGCGCAAGGCCCTGGAGATCTGGAAGGATGTCACCTTTAACTTTGACTCGACGGATACCCCGGACGTCCTTCCCACTTTTACCGTTTAG